One genomic window of Arvicola amphibius chromosome 4, mArvAmp1.2, whole genome shotgun sequence includes the following:
- the LOC119811643 gene encoding beta-defensin 4-like: MRIHYLLFMFLLVLLSPLAVFTQRIKNPITCITNGGICWGPCGSGFKQIGTCGLPKVRCCKKT, from the exons ATGAGGATCCATTACCTCCTCTTCATGTTTCTCCTGGTGCTGCTGTCACCTCTTGCAG TCTTTACTCAAAGAATCAAGAATCCTATAACTTGCATCACCAATGGAGGCATATGCTGGGGCCCATGTGGTTCAGGGTTTAAACAGATTGGCACTTGTGGCCTTCCTAAAGTCAGGTGCTGCAAGAAAACCTAA